Proteins from a genomic interval of Lemur catta isolate mLemCat1 chromosome 17, mLemCat1.pri, whole genome shotgun sequence:
- the LOC123622611 gene encoding mitochondrial genome maintenance exonuclease 1-like codes for MKAFQTICRQLRSSKRFSVEPAALVYFSTSCYSCGRNKKMNPYEEVDQEKYSHLVQSVLSFGGLARTPESLFHEDALLYGPVSKQKPPKQEEEARVPQNWFPIFNPERNVKPETSDPSIPLKIPLQRNVVPSVTQILQETMTKQQIFCLERWKQRMILELGENAFKEYTSNMFLQGKQFHEALEGILSPQGNLKERDENLKSGYVESVQHILKDVSGVRALESAVQHETLKYIGLLDCVAEYQGELCVIDWKTSEKPKPFIRNTFDNPLQVVAYMGAMNHDANYSFQVQCGLIVVAYKDGSPAHSHLMDAELCSQYWAKWLLRLEEYTEKKKNQNIQKSD; via the exons ATGAAGGCATTTCAGACCATTTGCAGGCAGCTCAGAAGTTCAAAGCGTTTTTCAGTGGAACCGGCTGCCCTTGTGTATTTCTCCACTTCCTGTTATTCGTGTGGCCGGAACAAAAAAATGAACCCATATGAAGAAGTGGACCAAGAAAAATACTCTCATTTAGTACAGTCTGTCTTGTCATTCGGGGGCCTTGCCCGCACCCCAGAATCACTGTTCCATGAAGATGCTTTACTGTATGGACCTGTGAGTAAGCAAAAACCCCCAAAGCAAGAAGAGGAAGCGAGAGTTCCACAAAATTGGTTTCCTATCTTCAATCCAGAGAGAAATGTTAAACCAGAGACAAGCGATCCCTCAATTCCTTTGAAAATCCCTTTGCAAAGGAATGTGGTACCAAGCGTGACCCAAATCCTTCAGGAGACCATGACAAAACAACAGATTTTCTGTCTGGAGAGGTGGAAACAGCGAATGATTCTGGAACTGGGAGAAAATGCCTTTAAGGAATATACTTCAA acaTGTTTTTACAAGGGAAACAGTTCCATGAAGCCTTGGAAGGCATACTTTCACCCCAGGGCAActtaaaagagagagatgaaaatCTCAAATCTGGTTATGTCGAAAGCGTCCAGCATATTCTGAAAGATGTCAGTGGAGTTCGCGCTCTTGAAAGTGCCGTTCAACATGAAACCTTGAAGTATATAGGTCTGCTGGACTGTGTGGCTGAGTATCA GGGTGAGCTGTGTGTGATTGATTGGAAGACATCAGAGAAACCAAAACCTTTTATCCGAAATACATTTGACAACCCACTGCAAGTTGTGGCATACATGGGTGCCATGAACCATGATGCCAACTACAGCTTTCAG GTTCAGTGTGGCTTAATTGTGGTGGCCTACAAAGACGGATCACCTGCCCACTCACATCTCATGGATGCAGAGCTTTGTTCCCAGTACTGGGCCAAGTGGCTTCTTCGACTAGaagaatatacagaaaagaaaaagaatcagaataTTCAGAAATCAGATTAG